The genomic region TGTTGTTGGATATGGTAATGCTATGATGCATGAATCTCATATACAATCAGCATATCAAGCAATCGAAGAGGGTAAGATATGGCTTTATCCTGATTTTATTTCAGGTCTAATTACACAATTAACTCAAGTGAAACCGAAAAATATTGAGTCTCACGAGGCTCTTGAAAAACTATCACATCGTGAGAAAGAAGTGGCATTGCTTTTAGCCCAAGGTTTGACCCATAATGAGATAGCCGAAGATTTGAATATTACAGTTCGTACGATTAAAGCACACTGTACATCTATCTACGAAAAACTTGCAATTAAAGATCGTTTAGCCCTCTCTGTTTTGCTGCATTCATAGTATTAATTATAATATTTATTTATTTAATTTTAGTACCTTGGTACAATAGTATTGTTGTCGTAAAAACGTTACAATAATAGTATTTATTTTAGTATCAAAGGATCAGCTATGGCACGAATTATTGGGTATGTAAAAGTAGTAGCAGACGGAATTTTTTATGTCAGAAATGGTAAAGGTGACATTCATCAATTAAAAGCTGGTGATTCTATCTCTGATGGCGAAGTTGTTTATGGTGCTATGGGAAATGTAAAAAGTGCCAAAATCATTATTGATATGACTGCTGATGGTGTTACTGATCTAACACTAGCCGGGAATGAAGCTCTTAATTTTGATACGACGTTACTCAAAAGTGTTTTAACAAGTAGTGACGCTGTTGTTGATCAAAAATCTGTTTTAACTACACTTAATATTCTTGATACAGACTTATTTGGTCTTAAAGACAATGAAGTTATCGACGGTCAAACTGTAAGTGGTGTATTTGATGATCGATTAGGTTTAATTGAAGATGTAAAAACTAAACTAAATGGTGATGAAACTGCATCAGGTTATGAAATTATTAACGGTCAAGCTGTACGCGATATCTTTGAAGACCGTACAGGTTTAATTAAAGATGTTCGTACTGGATTAGATTTTGCCCATAATGATGTAAATACTCCTCAATCAGAAATTTCAGTATATCGTCCTACTCTTTTTGATACTCTTGTTACTGAGCCAGCAGGTCCGATATTTAACATTGGAAGTGACTTTATCGTTGATGAAGCAGCAGGAACCATTACCTTCACTGTTACTAAAACAGGTTCAAGCGATTTTGCATCGAGTGTAGCGTTCAGCACCGTAGATGGAACTGCTATTGCCGGTAGTGATTACACGGCTAGTAGTGGAACTCTAAACTTCGCAGCAGGTGAGACTACTAAACAAATCACGGTAGCAATTAGCAATGATAGTATCTATGAAGGTGCTCAAGATTTCAGTGTAAAAATCTCTACCCCTACCAATGCGACTATTGGTGATGCTAATCAAATAGCTA from Sulfuricurvum sp. harbors:
- a CDS encoding LuxR C-terminal-related transcriptional regulator; protein product: MKLYLVTSSESIMNHWSKALKKYHPMKIHSMNELNCSTIKGIILCQDTDIDETKLHDLLNNSESRLMIFSMLPDFLKAQQYLSKGVVGYGNAMMHESHIQSAYQAIEEGKIWLYPDFISGLITQLTQVKPKNIESHEALEKLSHREKEVALLLAQGLTHNEIAEDLNITVRTIKAHCTSIYEKLAIKDRLALSVLLHS
- a CDS encoding Calx-beta domain-containing protein is translated as MARIIGYVKVVADGIFYVRNGKGDIHQLKAGDSISDGEVVYGAMGNVKSAKIIIDMTADGVTDLTLAGNEALNFDTTLLKSVLTSSDAVVDQKSVLTTLNILDTDLFGLKDNEVIDGQTVSGVFDDRLGLIEDVKTKLNGDETASGYEIINGQAVRDIFEDRTGLIKDVRTGLDFAHNDVNTPQSEISVYRPTLFDTLVTEPAGPIFNIGSDFIVDEAAGTITFTVTKTGSSDFASSVAFSTVDGTAIAGSDYTASSGTLNFAAGETTKQITVAISNDSIYEGAQDFSVKISTPTNATIGDANQIATIVDDGRTLTGGGTANDDRPVVTAVSSPSVAEGGDLQFTVTLSNASTTATTVTLTPASGSA